From Quercus lobata isolate SW786 chromosome 11, ValleyOak3.0 Primary Assembly, whole genome shotgun sequence:
TTTGATGTCAAATACTTTGCAAAAAGTAAGTTAGCTGCTTTTGCTACTGCTTCTTTTCCATCAGAGAATGACACAAATTCTAGCATCATATGTTTTTGGTCAAGTAGCTTATCATTTTCATCAGCTTCCTGCGcacaataaatgttaaatttggTAAGTAAGAACTCTGGTGGCCTTTTGGACATACCAATGGTAATGCCAATTGTAGTTGatcttttttctatttggtaAGTTGCATACATGTATTGTAGGACttaaacccacaacctcacccttcaACTTGCTCTTACAAGGGAAGGAGGTGCTGTTTGAGCTAGAACCCATTGGCCTAAATTTCAATTGTAGATTATCCAAATAAAGTTGAGCATCTTATATTAGTTAGCCACAAAAAAagggtaatttttttataaacatattCAAAGGAACAGacaaaagtctttttttttttttatataagtaaataacttCATTGagatataaaagaagaaaaaaaatgaaaatcaaggCACACAGGCAGTGTGCTAAGGAAGCAGCAGAAAATCTAAAGTACCTAGCAGtgaaagtacaaaaatcaaGGAAATCATGCAAAGAATCAAAAGTATAAACACCCAAAGTATGTTTGCCCACTCAAACAGTGtctgaaagaaagaaagaaagcttcAAATCAAATAGACCAAAGCCATTAATAGTTTAACAAATACAGATAGAAGCACCAAATCTGTGTACACCCACCCACCCATGCACACCAAGATTTTTGCATATAAAGACTAATATTAAGTTCATCCTAACAACACTATTTGTTTTACCCACATTAATTCTGTAATATAAAGTTTTATATGACAAGAAAACCCAATTTCCTGATACAGTATAAAGATTGGTTTCAAATACACTCATAGTCATGTACTGATAATGATAACATATTAGCTGAATGCCTCTCCTCTCCATTTGTAAGTTACCTTTATCAATAAATGGTCATAAACGTGGGATATGAGTGTAACTTTACTGtaaaaaaagaacataataCCTGAAATACTGTTGCATTGCTCATTTTTTCCAATATGGCTTCTTTTGATCTCTTTAATACTCCTATGACATCAAAATGTTCAAAACACATCATTTAGATAACAAGAATTACACACACGTTGACATTATTAGAGAGCAATTAtagaagaacttccaccactgTTGAACCCACACATCCTCACCTTCCATATCATAGAGGCACACATGCTTCACACCAATAGCTTCCAGCCACTGTAGAAGTTCACTGACCTTCGAAGTTTGGTAAGCTTCTTCACTTCCTACCACAATGGCCAGGTACCGAAGCTTGCCTAAGTTAAGGGCTTTGTAGCTCTTCATTAGCCCACTAGAGATGAAATAACTTTCAACCGCGTGAGCTATTTCCAGCAGAAAGTACCATGTGCTGACACTAAGATGCAGAATAAACCACACAAGTTGAAGCCCAAAATTGCCAATCTGCACCAACCTTAAAAACCAGAATGAACATTGTATTTAAGTTTAAAGGAGCACACATGACATGATAATGGATGCTAATCAGCAATGTTTATCCATAAACGCTATAACAATCAATAAACTCTTAACAAGCACATACGGTCACCCTTTCAGATTCTCAAAaccttataaaatatttctcaATCAAACTAAAAGAGCTTGCTTTGATGGAGCAAAATACGAGCTTATCTGCTACCATAATATCATGATGAAGGAATACTGCTATATAACAGACTACATATTATTAACACAACCTACAACTTAAAGACAGTCAGATGGCTGCTATATATACCCTTCCCAATCAACCATTTCTCAGACTACGCCCTTGCTGAATGTTCTCTCGAATGTGTTGTTTGATTTTACTATGTTTTCATAGTAGATGCAAGCAATTCCACTTTGCATCATAGTTCGGATTTGTAATGAcctaaggaaaagcgctagccacatctgcgccatatctcaaaaggactagtcacaattgaggtttcttgtagttgttaaaaaagcccagatctacccagtaaatacccaatgtgggactcatcacatacccacacacatcatacaatcaatcaaaattggggcatcacaatctctcCCACTTAAGTCTTTAAcatcctcgttagggcccactttgtggggtagtgtctccgAGCCCACACAAAGTTACCGGGCCGGCTCTGATGCCATAAATAACGACCTAagaaaaagcgctagccacatcagcgctatacctcaaaaggactagtcacaattgaggcttcttgtaattgttaataagcccagatctacccagtaaatactcgatatgggactcatcacacacccacacacatccacacacatcacacaatcaatcaaattggagTATCACAGGATtaatctcattttcttttctatgctGAAAGAAATGAAACTATTACAAAAATAGGTGTACAAATGTCTTGAATACTATAGGAATAAActtcttcatatttttattcatcACTTTCAATAATGATCCCCTATTATACGCAATAATTTGTTGCTGTCTATCCATGAATCAGTTCTAAAGACTGCTACAAACTTACAcagaaacataaaaataaattcactTGCAATAGAGGTCCACACTCCATGCTGTCAGTTTTCCAGCTAACTAACATCcataaacaagcctaaaatcCAACATGAAAAACATCTTATATACGTTAAAGGCTGCCACACACGCAAACTCAACAAAATGGTAAAGATACATTTCTTTTTGGACTCAGTATGAATTCCAGCAATTGGACTGCAAGCACGCATTAATATGATAGCAAAACtttaactcaattaaaaaataattaaaaaaaattacccaacaAACAAATAACATTAAACAAGAAACTAACGCTCTTAGCCTATTACCTGAGCAATCAAACGGTTAGCCTTCTGCATTTCTTCTCTGATATTCATTTGTCTGAAACCTctataagaaaatcaaaataaaccATCAAACTCAAATTCCCAGATAGTAAAGGAACAAACTTGCCAAAAGAAATCATAAGCAAAAAGATAATTCACGAAGGATTTAAAGAAAACTATCtccaccaaaaaatatatataatttattgattaaataaaacaaaaatataaagagaaaatttCTCAAATGTGCCCATGAAGATAACAAGCAAATTCTATATACAAAACAATCAGAAAGACTGAAACACAAAATACCCAATAAAACAAATGCactaaaattgaaaaggaacaagaaaaattatggaaaaattgAGTACCTTTGTGAAACCTCTCACTCAGTTTGGTGAGGCAGACAGAGTTACTACGATAttcaatgtttttcttttcttttttgttttgactGTATCACCGAATCTAAATCCTACAAATTTGCTCATACACAAGAgtctcttgtgtgtgtgtatatagatatatacacacacacaaatattaTATTTGAGGACAAAGAGAAACTCCCTAGTCCCTATAGACGGGGGCTCAAGCTCAGAGGGAGTGTGTAAACTTAGAAGTCTCAGTTCAGTTCCAGACTTCTAGTTCAGTACCTAGTGCTAGTTGTAAGGTTGTTCctctgacacgaccacgtgtaaaGCATTTAGCTGTGGTTCATAATTCACTCTGGGACCATATTTTGGCTCAGCAAGTCTTTTTAggcacaatttttttctcaaaaaagaaaaaaatagatacataaaccaacccaaaaaaaaaatctagtaccacaaataaataaatgcacaACTGAGGACACTCGTAGAAATTATCGATAGGAAAAGAAGCAGAAGCAATCCCAACAGAGAATGGGTTGAAAGGAGACAACCTCAAACgcgggggagagagagagaaaaaaaaaaaaaaaaaaaagatttttgctTGGGTTTACTCAGACTTACCAAAACAGTGGGCGGGctgaaattttttaagggtaaagtagtatttttgttatttgatgAGGTGCCAATGATTTAAGCCATTAGATTAAATCTATGGCTGAGAAGTATTGCACTGACGACCTCTCTCAGGTTCCACTCATCGTCtagttcttctcaaaaaaaaaaaaaaacctcatgcTTTAgttctttgttttctctcaGCAGCACTGAAATTTCTAGGAAGTGGAAGTACtcagaaaaatataataaaacagAGCAGTGGAAATTTCTTGTAATATTTCCTAAAAGGAGCACTGAAATTTCATCACTTTCAAAATTCTAGGTCCTCTCCAAATTCTCTCCTTAagtcttctctcttttcatttgcaAATTTCAGATTGGATTCGACGCATTTTCAAAATTACGCAAGTCTGGTTGGGGATCAAGTTATTTTTTCTTccctaatttattttctttttaatcgtTTTTcagttctaaatttctaatttttttaaaaaaaattgcatgcaGATCTATTTTTCTAATGGCTTTAGTGGACATTGAAACGGACTCGTCATCCTTCCCAAGTTCTTCTTCTGCTGCTGCCCGACGGAAGTATGATGTCTTTCTCAGTTTCAGAGGCGAGGACACCCGCTACAAGTTTATGGGTCATCTATACGAAGCTTTGATCCAGAAAGGCATTTTCACCTTTAAGGACGATGAAAACCTCGAGAGAGGAAAACCCATTTCACCAGACCTGTTCAAAGCAATAGAAGAGTCGAGATTTGCTGTAGTCCTTCTCTCAGAAAACTATGCATCGTCAACTTGGTGCTTAGATGAACTTGCAAAGATCATTTGCTGCAAAAATGAGACGGGAATGACAGTTCTGCCTGTTTTTCACTACGTGGAGCCATCTGATGTGCGGAAACAAATGGGAACTTTTGCACTAGCATTTGCTaaacatgaagaaaaggagaacAAAGAGAGGGTGGAGAAATGGAGAGATGCTTTGACACAAGTGGGAAGCCTTCGCGGATGGCATTTAAAGGATTATTGGTAATTTAACTTgacttatttatttcttttaaatattcaGATGACCCACTTCATAAATGTAACTTTGTTTGGAACCTTAAGCAAATCTACATACATGTTTATTctacttcttttaattttttttcctcagcgaatcaatttatatatttttgtttcagtCAACAGAATTAAACTTTAAATATGTATCGTATTCTttgtgtgacctattggtggCTCAAACTCAATGCATTTTGTACTTTGTTCATTGCAGGTCTGAGATAGAAAACATCAAAGACATTGTGGGATGGATATCGCTTCACTTGAAATATGATGCATTACCATACATTGCCAAGGACCTAGTAGGAATAAACTCTCGAATGGAGGAATTGGAGGCGCGTTTAGCTTTAGGGTCAAACGATGTTCGCTTTATAGGGATTTGGGGGATGGGGGGAATGGGCAAGACAACTCTTGCTAGAGTTGTTTATTATATGGTTTCGATTAAATTTGAAGCTTGTAGTTTTATTGAGGATGTTAGGGAAAAATCTGAAAGAGATGGTTTAGTTGGACTACAACAGAAACTTATTTCTgatattttgaaggaaaaagatttgaaaattaGCGATAAGTATGATGGAGTTATCAATATCAAGAATAGGTTATGTTGTAAAAGGATTCTTCTTGTCCTTGATGATGTAGATAAATTGGACCAATTGAAATTCCTAGTTGGGGAGCATGATTGGTTTGGTCCGGGCAGTAGAATTatcataacaacaagggatgaGCATGTGTTGAAAACACATGAAGTAAATGAAATATATGAAGTTGATGGATTGAATGGTGAACATGCTCTTCAACTATTTTCATCAAAAGCCTTTAAAGGCAAACATGTCCAAGATGATTATTTAGAGCTGTCTAaccattttttgaaatatgctAGAGGCCTTCCATTAGCTCTTGAGGTTTTAGGTTCATTTTTGATTGGAAAAAGTATTGCTGAATGGAAAAGTGCATTAGAGAGGCTCAAACAATTTCCTGAGAGAATCATTTTCCAAGTacttaaaataagttttgatggaCTCCATGACACAGAGAAGGAAATATTCCTACATATTGCATGCTTCTTTAACCATAGGAGGAAAGATAGTGTAGTAGAAGTATTGGATAGTCTTGGCCTTTACGCTGTTATTGGATTGAAGGAACTCATTAATAAATCTCTCTTGAAAATTGATAGTGCAAATGATTTGTGGATGCATGATTTACTTGAAGAAATGGGTAAGAACATAGTTTTTCAAGAGTGCCCTAATGATTGTGGGAGGCGTAGTAGACTGTGGAATAATGAGGATATTGAAAACGTGCTGAAAAAAAATCAGGTAAGAATTTATTTAGAGAATTTGAGCTCATTCCTTACCTTCTTGCTCaacaaatttgatatttaaatatttatgctAATAAGATATTTCACAATTCACCAATTCCTTCTTGATTATTAGGGAATAGAAGCAGTTCAAGCAATGTATATTTTCtgtaattataatataaaaaaaaaagggcgtGTTGGAACCCTAAGGCCTTTTTGAATATGTACAATCATAAATTTCTTAGAATTGACTGTATTTTCCATGGCCCTCAACATCTTCTGAATTCTTTAAGAATTCTTGATTGGATGTATTATTCTTCAAAATCATTGCCATCAACTTTCTTGCTAGATGAGCTTGTTCTACTTTGTTTGCAACAAAGCAACATTGAACAACTTTGGATAGGAAGAAAGGAAATTTTGTTATTAAGTATCCTCACAACTTTGCattgaaatttcaataaattgGACACTAGGAAGCACATTGACTTGacttcttttttaacttttttctttcttttaacaGAATTTTGACAAGTTGAAATTCATCAACATGACAGGATCGAGCCTAATTTTGAATTCATTCCCTACCTTCATGttcaataaatttgaaatttgaatggttatgctaataatattttttttttttgctaattttcaattccttcttGAATATTATTAGGGAACAGAAGCAGTTCAAGCTATGAGTATGGGTAGTATATTTCTTGAAGAGCAAGGGGGAACTTGGAACCCTGATGCCTTTTTGAAGATGTACAATCTTAGATTTCTTGAAGTTTACCAAACTGTCTATGTCCCTACACATCTTCCTGGTGATTTAAGAATTCTTGATTGGGTTGGATATCCTTCAAAATCTTTGCCATCAAGTTTCCAGTCAGACAAGCTTGTTCGACTTTGTTTGCAAGAGAGCCATATAGAAAAACTTTGGATAGGAATAAAGGTAAGCGTGTTATTAAATATCTTAAAACAACTTTGGATAGGAAGAAAGGTAATTGTGTTATTAAGTATCCTCGTAACTttgcatttaaatttaaataaattggaCACTAGGAAGCTCATCAACTTGacttcttttttaactttttttttccttcttttaacAGAATTTTGATAAGTTGAAGTTTATCGACTTGTCCTTCTCCTTGAACTTGATTATATCCCCAGAATTGACCGGAGTCCCAAATCTTGAGATATTAAATCTTCACAATTGTCAAAGTTTACGTGAGCTTCACCCATCCGTTGCATTTCTTAAAAAGCTTGTTGTTCTTGATCTAGCTCGTTGCACAAATCTAAGTTGTCTTccaagaaattttgaaatggattCCCTCATTACtcttgatctttattattgctCAATGCTCAAGAAAATTCCAGAATCTGTGGGAAACATGGAATGCTTACAAAGTCTTAATTTGAATTGCACTCCTATTATGGAACTACCTTCATCAGTTGGAAGCTTGATTGGTCTGACTTCGTTGGATTTAAATGGTTGCAAAAATCTTGTGTGTCTTCCTAGCACCATTTGTAGTTTGAATTCACTTGAATGTCTTGATCTTCATGGGTGCTCAAATATTGACAACTTGCCAGAGAACTTAGGGAATCTCAAAGGTTTGAAATTTCTTCATTTGAGTGGAACAGCTATAGAAGGGTTGCCATCTTCAATTGAACGTTTGACTAGCCTTACTTCATTGACTCTCAAAGATTGTAAGAATCTTGTGTGTCTTTCTAGCACCATTTGTAGTTTGAATTCACTTGAATGTCTTCATCTTTGTGGGTGCTCAAATATTGACAACTTGCCGGAGAACTTAGGGAATCTCGAAGGtttaaaatttcttgatttgAGTGGAACATCTATAAAAGAGCTGCCTTCATCATTTAAACGCTTGACGAGTCTGACTTCATTGACTCTTCTTAATTGCAAAAAACTTGTGTGTCTTCCTAACATCTTTTGTGGTTTTGAGTTATATGGTTCCCTAAATCTTTCAACATGCTCAGGATTTAAAAACTTTCCAGAGAACCTATGGATGATTGAAGATCTAAAGAATCTTGATTTGAGTGGAACAGCTATAGAAGGGTTGCCTTCTTCAATTGAATGTTTGACTAGCCTTACTTCATTGACTCTCAAAAATTGTAAGAATCTTGTGTGTCTTCCTAGTACCATTTGTAGTTTGAATTCACTTGAATATATTGATCTTTGTGGGTGCTCAAATATTGACAACTTGCCGGAGAACTTAGGGAATCTCGAAGGtttaaaatttcttgatttgAGTGGAACATCTATAAAAGAGCTGCCTTCATCAATTGAACGCTTGACGAGTCTGACTTCATTGACTCTTCTTAATTGCAAAAAACTTGTTTGTCTTCCTAACACCACTTGTGGTTTTAAGTTATATGGTGCTCTAAATCTTTCAACGTGCTCAGGATTTAAAAACTTGCCAGAGAACCTATGGATGATTGAAGATCTAGAGAAGCTTAATTTGAGTGGAACAGCTATAGAAGGGTTGCCTTCTTCAATTGAACGTTTGACTAGCCTTACTATATTGACTTTAAGATATTGCACAAATCTTGTGCACCTTCTTAGCACCATTTGTAGTTTGAAGTTGCTTAATTCCCTTGATCTTTATGGATGTTTAAAATTTGTCAACTTTCCAAAGAACATAGGAAATATGAAAGGTTTGGAGGTGCTTAATTTGTGTTGGACAGCCATAAAAGAGGTCCCTTCTTCCATTGTTCTCcttaaaaatctcaaacacCTACATATTCGTGGATGGACATTATCTGAATTTTATTCTCAGCCAGCAAGTAGTCTTGAGTCGATGGGCCCATTATGGACTTCATTATTTTCCCTGCCAACAAGTCCTGATACAGAAAGAATATTATTGccttcatttttatattattccCTACCAACAAGCTCCAATTCAGTGGGCTTATTATTGCCTTCCTTATCAGGTCTGCGTTCTTTAACATATTTGCGTATTAGTGACTGCGATCTTTGGTCAATACCCAATGACATTGGCTGCTTGTTCTCTTTAGAAATCTTAAATCTAAgtggaaataattttgtttccCTTCCTGAAAGCATGTCCCAACTCTATAATCTTCAAAGACTCTATTTGGAGGGTTGCAAGAGACTTCAATCTTTGGAAAATGTTCCATCAACTATTAATTTTGTAATTGCAAACGATTGTATCTCACTGGAGAGATTGCCTGAACTGCAATTTTATCCTTTTAGGTCAGATCACTCTCATTTGAATTTCCAATGTCTCAACTGCTTCAAATTGGTTGACTATATTCAAAGCGGTGGTAACATGTTtaaggtctctctctctctctctctctctctctctctctctctctctctctctgttcctAAAATTATGCCTTGTATATTTCAGGGACTAACACATGTTATTATTCCTGGAAGTGAAATTCCGAAATGGTTTAGCCTTGAATGTTAAGGTGataacatacaagtgtcttttGCCGGGTGTGATAAGCTAATGGGAATTGCGTTGAGTGTTGGTTTTGTACCCAATGGATCACGTCAATATTATAGTGATTGGCAACTTTCATGTTCTTTTCATGTCAATGGATTTAAAATTGCATATTTCGTACAATCTTATTATCTTACGACAAAATATGGTAAAGTTGAATCACCTCACCTTTGGTTCCTCTATTTGTCCACTCACCATTCCGTCTCCAATTGGGGCAAAATATGTAGTCACATTGATGCCAACGGATTCAGTCAGCTCGAGATTAAAATATTAGTCGACAACGTGGAGGTGGAGAAAATTGGGGTTCATTTGGTATACAAGCAAGACATTGAAGATTCCAATGAAACCATGGCACAGTGCATCAACAACAGCAGCACATTGTATGGGGATTTGGGTGTAATCCATCATGATATTGATAATTCAGACATAGAAAGTAGTAGAAATAAGCAAAGCCATGATGTGGATGATGGAGCTGGATCTAGTGGAGAAGGCTACTCTGATAAGGAACCACAGCCAAAGTGGATTCATAGAGTCCGAGAATTTATGACTGATTCTGAGGATTTGAGTCAAAGGGAAATTTTTGACTTCTTTGCTAGTAAGTTATTGTTGTTCTTCTTACTACTTTACAagtcatcatcatttttttagcaatatatactatcatttttattttcaaatgtaaACTTCAAAGTATTGTGCTAGTAGTACCTTAGCATTTTCTGTTAACACGCAGCAAAATCAGcccaaactcaaaaattaaaatcataccatatcacttttccttttttaggtttttctttttttaattaggttGGAGTAATAGAAATTTTTCTTGTTGTCTTGTTTGGGAACTTTTATTTATTGGAAGTAGAGGATGAAATGTCCAAGAAGCTTGAATCCATTCACGGAGGGAAGAGCAATAGTTATCATGACATTGAAGATTTCAATCAAACTATAACACAGTTAAGCATCAACAGCAGGACACTCTCTGAGGATCTAGGTGATCACTGTCATGATCTTTATAATTTAGCTGCAGAAGGTAGCAGAAATAAGCGAAGCcgtgatgaggaagatgggGCAGGACCTAGTGGAGAAGCCTACTCTAACGACGAACCACATCCAAAGACTTGGAGGATGTATGGCGTACTCTAAACAATGCAGTATTAGGAATGTTTCAACTTCTTTGCCTGTAAGTCATCATCTTTCTTCTTGCTATTACAGTTAAGTCTTGatgttctcttttattttttggggagGGGAGTCCAATGAATTGAAAGTGTGGGTTTTGATTGTCAGGTTTAAATTCGCatgataaaaaatttcaatttgtcATATGTACAAATTAGAGTgtttcttttagatttttacCCCTGTTTTTGTACATATGCTAGCTTTGatagagataaaaaagaaagttcAAAGTATTATGCTAGTTAACATTACCTTTTGGCACTCACATCCCAATCACCACAAGCTCAAAATTAAATTCATCCTGTATcactttttttaaagttttttaatcAGGTTtgaataatacaaaattttcttcttgtcTTGTTGGGGCACTTTTATATATTGGAAGGAGGGGATCCAAGAAACTTGAAACCTATCACAGTGGTAAGAGGGAAGGTTACAAGAGAAACGTTGAAGAATTAGTCAAGGAGGGTCCCTCCTCTCAAACTTACCTTGGCACTCACTAAACTGGTCAACAATCAACTGAGGGTTCCTTTTTGTTGCATGTGccagtgtgtgtatatatgtgtggctttgtttaattggttttaTAGAGTTTAAGCTGTGGCATCAGTGTAGAGAAATTAAAGATTCTCTCGTCCCATgcttttgtgttattttgtaaTCTCCTATTTTCTTAGTGAAATTTTCTGTTAGACACCTTTCGTGGATGTAGGCCTAAAGCCGAACCACGCAAACCTTTGTGTTCTATGTGTGATTgtcttttctatttctattttgcatAACATACTGTTATTTTGTTACacacaacaaataaaataagctaCTATTTGTTTGTTACACATAACAAATAAGCATAAATGCTTCCACTAACTCAACAGTTAGTGATTAGAGCAATGTCTGCTTATGAACTGAATTTGCTTTGTTGTAATGATTGAGTGCCCTGTTGGGCTTGGAAAATGTGGTTGCAAATGTAGCTGTTTGTACTTTGGTAGCAGAGAGGAGAGGTTGTTTGAGTCTTGTTTTTGCTGGGCTGTTATTTGTGTCCAGCTTTGTTTGAAGTTTTTTCTTCtagttttttgataaataaaaattaattatttaaaaaaatctccTGAGGTTTGTTGTATTAATATATTTCTCTTGGACTTGGTTCCGCTAGTGACAAACAAAATGCCCAAGAACCTTTAGTGATAGGATGTTACATTTTTTGTCATCTTGAAGTTGTGAAAGCAGCAGAAGAAATCAAGCCACTTGATAGTATTATTATCTTCAAGAGCAATGAGTAACTTGATCATCCTAAGCAGCCATCTAAACCACCTTCCAAACAAGCTCTATTGCTGCATTTCACACAGCCTCATCAATTACTCAACTGTGCTCTTAGCATATTCCTATTTCTATTCCTATTCCTCTTCCTCCTCTACtctcatttcttctttcttgaatGTCTTTCTAGCTAGAAACAAACTCAGTCTTTCTCTAATGTCTCTTTAATGCGCCTTTGCCTGCTGTAAGAATCTTTTGCCATTCTCAATAATTCATTCAAAAATTTTTAAGGACTTgttaattttgaattaattagattagtCAAACTAGGTTGTATTTCTAATACCCCTacactattttctttctttctatgttTGAATAGAGAAAAAAGTCTGCAGAAGAAATTATCAATTCCATTTTGTTCAAGTTATT
This genomic window contains:
- the LOC115967896 gene encoding TMV resistance protein N-like isoform X1, which encodes MALVDIETDSSSFPSSSSAAARRKYDVFLSFRGEDTRYKFMGHLYEALIQKGIFTFKDDENLERGKPISPDLFKAIEESRFAVVLLSENYASSTWCLDELAKIICCKNETGMTVLPVFHYVEPSDVRKQMGTFALAFAKHEEKENKERVEKWRDALTQVGSLRGWHLKDYWSEIENIKDIVGWISLHLKYDALPYIAKDLVGINSRMEELEARLALGSNDVRFIGIWGMGGMGKTTLARVVYYMVSIKFEACSFIEDVREKSERDGLVGLQQKLISDILKEKDLKISDKYDGVINIKNRLCCKRILLVLDDVDKLDQLKFLVGEHDWFGPGSRIIITTRDEHVLKTHEVNEIYEVDGLNGEHALQLFSSKAFKGKHVQDDYLELSNHFLKYARGLPLALEVLGSFLIGKSIAEWKSALERLKQFPERIIFQVLKISFDGLHDTEKEIFLHIACFFNHRRKDSVVEVLDSLGLYAVIGLKELINKSLLKIDSANDLWMHDLLEEMGKNIVFQECPNDCGRRSRLWNNEDIENVLKKNQGTEAVQAMSMGSIFLEEQGGTWNPDAFLKMYNLRFLEVYQTVYVPTHLPGDLRILDWVGYPSKSLPSSFQSDKLVRLCLQESHIEKLWIGIKNFDKLKFIDLSFSLNLIISPELTGVPNLEILNLHNCQSLRELHPSVAFLKKLVVLDLARCTNLSCLPRNFEMDSLITLDLYYCSMLKKIPESVGNMECLQSLNLNCTPIMELPSSVGSLIGLTSLDLNGCKNLVCLPSTICSLNSLECLDLHGCSNIDNLPENLGNLKGLKFLHLSGTAIEGLPSSIERLTSLTSLTLKDCKNLVCLSSTICSLNSLECLHLCGCSNIDNLPENLGNLEGLKFLDLSGTSIKELPSSFKRLTSLTSLTLLNCKKLVCLPNIFCGFELYGSLNLSTCSGFKNFPENLWMIEDLKNLDLSGTAIEGLPSSIECLTSLTSLTLKNCKNLVCLPSTICSLNSLEYIDLCGCSNIDNLPENLGNLEGLKFLDLSGTSIKELPSSIERLTSLTSLTLLNCKKLVCLPNTTCGFKLYGALNLSTCSGFKNLPENLWMIEDLEKLNLSGTAIEGLPSSIERLTSLTILTLRYCTNLVHLLSTICSLKLLNSLDLYGCLKFVNFPKNIGNMKGLEVLNLCWTAIKEVPSSIVLLKNLKHLHIRGWTLSEFYSQPASSLESMGPLWTSLFSLPTSPDTERILLPSFLYYSLPTSSNSVGLLLPSLSGLRSLTYLRISDCDLWSIPNDIGCLFSLEILNLSGNNFVSLPESMSQLYNLQRLYLEGCKRLQSLENVPSTINFVIANDCISLERLPELQFYPFRSDHSHLNFQCLNCFKLVDYIQSGGNMFKVSLSLSLSLSLSLSLSVPKIMPCIFQGLTHVIIPGSEIPKWFSLEC
- the LOC115967896 gene encoding TMV resistance protein N-like isoform X2, with protein sequence MALVDIETDSSSFPSSSSAAARRKYDVFLSFRGEDTRYKFMGHLYEALIQKGIFTFKDDENLERGKPISPDLFKAIEESRFAVVLLSENYASSTWCLDELAKIICCKNETGMTVLPVFHYVEPSDVRKQMGTFALAFAKHEEKENKERVEKWRDALTQVGSLRGWHLKDYWSEIENIKDIVGWISLHLKYDALPYIAKDLVGINSRMEELEARLALGSNDVRFIGIWGMGGMGKTTLARVVYYMVSIKFEACSFIEDVREKSERDGLVGLQQKLISDILKEKDLKISDKYDGVINIKNRLCCKRILLVLDDVDKLDQLKFLVGEHDWFGPGSRIIITTRDEHVLKTHEVNEIYEVDGLNGEHALQLFSSKAFKGKHVQDDYLELSNHFLKYARGLPLALEVLGSFLIGKSIAEWKSALERLKQFPERIIFQVLKISFDGLHDTEKEIFLHIACFFNHRRKDSVVEVLDSLGLYAVIGLKELINKSLLKIDSANDLWMHDLLEEMGKNIVFQECPNDCGRRSRLWNNEDIENVLKKNQGTEAVQAMSMGSIFLEEQGGTWNPDAFLKMYNLRFLEVYQTVYVPTHLPGDLRILDWVGYPSKSLPSSFQSDKLVRLCLQESHIEKLWIGIKNFDKLKFIDLSFSLNLIISPELTGVPNLEILNLHNCQSLRELHPSVAFLKKLVVLDLARCTNLSCLPRNFEMDSLITLDLYYCSMLKKIPESVGNMECLQSLNLNCTPIMELPSSVGSLIGLTSLDLNGCKNLVCLPSTICSLNSLECLDLHGCSNIDNLPENLGNLKGLKFLHLSGTAIEGLPSSIERLTSLTSLTLKDCKNLVCLSSTICSLNSLECLHLCGCSNIDNLPENLGNLEGLKFLDLSGTSIKELPSSFKRLTSLTSLTLLNCKKLVCLPNIFCGFELYGSLNLSTCSGFKNFPENLWMIEDLKNLDLSGTAIEGLPSSIECLTSLTSLTLKNCKNLVCLPSTICSLNSLEYIDLCGCSNIDNLPENLGNLEGLKFLDLSGTSIKELPSSIERLTSLTSLTLLNCKKLVCLPNTTCGFKLYGALNLSTCSGFKNLPENLWMIEDLEKLNLSGTAIEGLPSSIERLTSLTILTLRYCTNLVHLLSTICSLKLLNSLDLYGCLKFVNFPKNIGNMKGLEVLNLCWTAIKEVPSSIVLLKNLKHLHIRGWTLSEFYSQPASSLESMGPLWTSLFSLPTSPDTERILLPSFLYYSLPTSSNSVGLLLPSLSGLRSLTYLRISDCDLWSIPNDIGCLFSLEILNLSGNNFVSLPESMSQLYNLQRLYLEGCKRLQSLENVPSTINFVIANDCISLERLPELQFYPFRSDHSHLNFQCLNCFKLVDYIQSGGNMFKVSLSLSVPKIMPCIFQGLTHVIIPGSEIPKWFSLEC